The DNA segment ATTGAAGAGGACCTGGACCTTGGAGGTGAACTCCGGATGGGAGGTGAGCGCGGAGGCGATGGTGGAGGAAACCGGGAGGATCAGATCATGTTCCTGCAGGCGGTACTGGAGGGATTTGCGGACGGTCGCGATGCCATCCCTGAGGATGACGGCGGAGCGGCAGCCCAGGTGCCGGGCGATGGCGGATGCATGGGGCGCCCACCACATTTCGTTGCTGATGATCCAGTCCGGACGCCATGGCGCGAGGTCGCGCGAAATGGAACGCATGGCGGACGGGAAGCGGATCCGTTCGAAGAGCTTCCGCCACGCGGGGAGTGGGGCAATCGTCAGGGGAACGCCGATGCGGGCGCAACGCTCCGTGAACGGACCGGTTTCCGAGCAGATGACGCGCGGGCGGATGGAGCCCTCCGCCGAGATGGCGGCGAGGCTTTCGGCGAGGCTGTTCTTGGAGCCGCCCCGGCCTGCGGACTGCTGGATGAAGATGACGTTCATCGTGTGGCCCTGCATCCTGTGAAGCGACAAGGGGTCTTGCAAGAGCGGGGAAATGCGGGACACTGGCCGCCGGATGAAAAAGGCATTGATTCTGGGACGCAGCAATGGAGTGGGCCTGGACCGGGATGCCTCGCTCGTGGCGGATGCGCTCACCGGAACGGGTATGGAGGCGGTGGTGCCGCCGTTGAGGGGCGTGGGGGCATGGCTTTCCCCCCGTTGCCGGGGAGATGTCGCGATCCATCTGGAACGGGTGGCTCCATGGTGGAAGTGGAAGGCCCGGTGTCATTTCCTGATCCCGAACCAGGAGCGGTTTCCCAGGCGCTTGTTGGGAACCCTGGGCATGATCGACCATGTACTCTGCAAGTCACGGCACGCGGCGGAGGTTTTTTCAAAGCACCATTCTTCCGTCCACTACATGGGCTTCACATCGGAAGACCGCATGCTGCCGCATGTGGAGCGGGACTATGGCAGGTTCTTCCATCTGGCGGGACGCAGCACGCTGAAGAACACGGAGCTGATCCTGGAGTTGTGGCGGGATCATCCGGAGTGGCCGGAGCTCACGTTGGTCCAGCATCCGGACAACGCGCCGTCCTCCGTGCCACGGAACGTGAGGCTGTTCGACCAGTATCTGCCGGATGAGCATCTGCGGGAGTTGCAGAACAGCCACGGGGTGCATCTCTGCCCATCGTTGTCGGAAGGGTGGGGGCACTACATCGTGGAGGCCATGTCATGCCGGGCGGTGGCCGTGGTCACCGATGCACCGCCGATGAACGAGCTGGTCGCTCCCGG comes from the Luteolibacter sp. SL250 genome and includes:
- a CDS encoding glycosyltransferase; translation: MKKALILGRSNGVGLDRDASLVADALTGTGMEAVVPPLRGVGAWLSPRCRGDVAIHLERVAPWWKWKARCHFLIPNQERFPRRLLGTLGMIDHVLCKSRHAAEVFSKHHSSVHYMGFTSEDRMLPHVERDYGRFFHLAGRSTLKNTELILELWRDHPEWPELTLVQHPDNAPSSVPRNVRLFDQYLPDEHLRELQNSHGVHLCPSLSEGWGHYIVEAMSCRAVAVVTDAPPMNELVAPGRGMTVRVDRSEPRHLGWNFHAAREALEGAIQYLVDAPPDEKRTMGDRARLWFEENSVAFRSRFAELVGRLA